The Hymenobacter sp. DG25A nucleotide sequence GGTGCCGCCGTGCTGCTGCACCCAGGCTACGGCCTTTTCATTACCCGCCTGGCGCGAGCCCAGCATCACCTCGTGGCCCAAAGAAAGCAGCTTGGCGCCCAGCATCTGCCCTACATTGCCGGTACCTAAAATTCCGATTTTCATATGTTAATTGGTAAAGGTGAGAGTGAGAAATGAATTTGTTTGGTTGTACATGCAATTATTAATCGACCAAAAAAAGGCTATTCAGCCTCTTCCAGCGCCTGAATGGCGGTATAAGATTGTTGGGTAAGCATTTTGGCAGCTTCCACGCCAATTAGCTCGGAGTAGCGGGCATACAGGCTGCGCCAGGCGGCCTGCAATTGCGGCTGCAGGGCCTGCCCCTTCTCCGTGGCATGCACCTGCGTGGTGCGCCCGGTTACCTCGCGGCGCAGGTAGCCCTGGTGCTCCAGCTTTTCCACTAGCCTTGACACGGTAGAGGGCGTCAGCTTCATCAGCTCGCTGAGCTGGGACGGCTGAATGCCGGGCTGCCGGTTCACGTTCATCACCACAAACGCCAGGCTGGGAGCCAGCCCCGTGGTCCGGAATTCCTGATCGGCCAGTCCGGTTAACAGCCGGCCCAGCGCATTGGCCGCAAAAAACAGGCAGCCGCAGTAAGGGGAATTCTTTTTGTCGCTCATGATGGCTCAAAGGTAATGGATTTTTATAATTGTATGTACAAGCATTATTAAAAATAATATTTCATAATCCTGAATGAGCCTTTTCCGAAGGCTTAGCCTGTCAATTTGCCACAGAATCAGCCTCCGCCATACAAAAGGAACTACACTTGCTTATATTTGAAAATATGCCTCCCGCGTAGCTGCGTCCGAGGCATCCACCAAGTTATACCCCTATGAGTCCCCTTCCCAGTAGTACCTCGTCGGTACAAATTCAGCAGTTTTACGATAAAGGGCTTGCCCACGCCAGCTACGCTATCCGTAGCGGCCGCCAGGTAGCTATCATTGACCCGGCCCGCGACCCCCAACCCTACTATGATTTTGCCGACGAGCACGAGGCCCGGATTGTAGCCGTTATTGAGACGCATCCGCACGCTGATTTTGTATCCTCGCACCTGGAAATAGCCGAAGAAACCGGCGCTACTATTTACTGCAGCAAGCTGGTGCACGCCACCTACCCCCATCATTCGTTTGATGATGGCGACCGGATAGCGCTGGGCACCGTGGAGCTGCATGCCATGAACACCCCCGGTCACTCCCCGGACAGCATCAGCATTCTGCTGATAGACGATTTAGCCCAGACGCGGGCCGTTTTCACCGGCGATACGCTGTTTGTGGGTGACGTAGGCCGCCCCGATCTGCGCGAGGACGAATTGGTAGGCGGGCACCAGCGCGAGCAGCTGGCCGTCCAGCTCTACCACTCTACCCGCAACAAGCTCATGACGCTGCCGCCCACTACGCGCGTCTACCCGGCCCACGGCCCGGGCTCCCTGTGCGGCAAAACCACCAGCCCCGATCTGGACAGCACCATTGGCAAAGAGCTGAAAACCAACTACGCCCTGCAGCCCATGACGCAGGACGAGTTTGTGAAAGTGCTGCTGGAGGACCAGCCCTTTATGCCCAAGTATTTTGGGCACGATGTGATGCTGAACAAGCAGGGTGCGCTGCCCTTCGAGGACAGCATCCGGCGGGTGCCGCGCCCCCTCATGGACACACCCGTAGAGCCCGGCATTCTGATTATTGATACCCGCCCGGCGGCGGAGTTCCGGGCCGGCCACCTGCCCGGCGCCATTAACCTGATGGATGGCGGCAAGTTTGAAACCTGGCTGGGCTCCATTGTAGGTCCGCAGGAGCCGTTTTATCTGCTGGCCGATTCCCAGATTGCCCTGGACACCGTGATTCGGAAAGCCGCCAAAATCGGCTACGAAACCAACATCAAAGGCGCCCTGCTCACGCCCCACCAGCTGCCGGCCACCAGCCCCACCACCGATGTGGAGCACGTGCGCCAGCAGCCTCAGGATTTCACCATCGTAGACATCCGCAACCGCACCGAGGCCCAGCACCCTATTTTCGATAATGCCCTGCTGATTCCGCTGCCCGAGTTGCGCGAACGGGTGCGCGAAGTGCCGACCGATAAACCGATTCTGGTGCATTGCGCCGGGGGCTACCGCTCCGCAGCGGGTGCCAGCATTCTGGAAGCGGCCCTGCCCGGCGTGCCGGTTTATGACCTCGGCGAAGCTATTACCACCTTTCAGACGCAATCAGCGCACGTGTAAACAACTTTGCGCAGTGCAACTATCTGGCACGGCGCGTACTCTTAAAATGACCAGGGACTTGCGAGCCTCTGGTCATTTTTGTTTTCTATGGCACCCGGCGCCTTCACCTGCATTCCTATGAAGAAGATTTTCTACTGTTTGATTGGCTCCGCCTTTGCATTCACGGCCTGCGAGAAGGTCGATATTGCCAAGGATTCTCCCAAGTGTATAAAGCAAAAAGCCGTGGACCTGAAAGAGGCTCCTTGTGAGTCGGATGTTAACATTAAGGAGTACTTTTTTCAGGGGAAACTAGTCTATGTTCTCAACCCGGGTGATTGTATTGCTGATGGTAATGCTGAGGTGATAGATGGCAATTGCAATTCGCTCGGCTACCTGGGCGGATTCGGAGGAAACACCAAAATCAACGACGAGGACTTCAGTAAGGCCGAGTACAAGCGCACCATCTGGGAGAAATAAATAATAATCACAGACATAAATAGCCGCTCTTTTCATTAGCATCATCCTCCAATCCAAACCCGCCTGTCATCCTGAGCCCTTTGAAGGACCTTGTCCCGTCTGCACGAGTCGTTCCAACGATTGTCGTTCAGCTGGTAGAAGGTCCTTCGAAGGGCTCAGGATGACAGGCGGGTTTGAAAAATTGGCGAGTGATGCGCGTGGAGCTTCTATTTCTAATGTGTATTTCTACAAAAGAGCTTGTTTCGCTTATGACTGATACGCTGGCCGATAACACCGGAGCTTTCTTCTTACAGCCGGCAGAAGTATCTTCGTAGTTATGCGCGTACTACACACCGCCGACTGGCACCTGGGTCAACGCTTCATCAGCGGGCACGAACGCACCGATGAGCACCGCCACTTTCTGGACTGGCTGGTGCAGACCGTGCGCGAGCAGCAGGTGGAAGTGCTGATAGTGGCCGGTGATATTTTCGATACCGGTTCGCCCTCCAATCAGGCGCTGGAGCTGTATTACTCCTTTCTGCTGAATATGCGCGGCACCGGCTGCCGCGACATTGTGGTAGTGGGCGGCAACCACGACTCCCCCGCCACCCTCAACGCCCCTGCCCGCCTGCTGCGCCACCTGCGCGTGCACGTGGTAGGCTGCGTGCCCGACTGCTTCGAGGACCAGGTGCTGGTGCTGGATGACGCCCACGGCAAGCCCGGCCTGGTGGTGTGCGCCATTCCCTTTCTCCGCGACCGGGACGTGCGCCTTTCCGTGCCCGGCGAAACCGCCGAGGAGCGCGAAGCCCGCATCAAGCAAGGCATAGCCGACCACTACTCCCGCTGCGCCGAGATAGAGCAGGTATGGCAGCTCAAAGACCTGGGCCTGCCCATTATTGCCACCGGCCACCTCTACGCCGCCGGCGCCGCCCCTTCCGATTCTGAGCGAACCATTCATGTGGGCAACCTGGGCCAGGTTACCGCTGACCACTTCCCCGATATTTTCGATTACGTGGCCCTAGGCCACATTCACCGGCCGCAGCGCGTGGGCGGGCGGGAGCATATCCGCTACTCCGGCTCCCCTATTCCGCTTTCTTTTTCCGAGGTAGACCACCCAAAGGAAGTCTTGCTGCTGGATTTTAAGGCCGGCTGCCTGGCTGAGCTGCAGAGCCTGCTGGTACCGGGTGCCCGGCGGCTGGTGCGCTTCCACGGCACCCTGCAGGAAGT carries:
- a CDS encoding MarR family winged helix-turn-helix transcriptional regulator, whose amino-acid sequence is MSDKKNSPYCGCLFFAANALGRLLTGLADQEFRTTGLAPSLAFVVMNVNRQPGIQPSQLSELMKLTPSTVSRLVEKLEHQGYLRREVTGRTTQVHATEKGQALQPQLQAAWRSLYARYSELIGVEAAKMLTQQSYTAIQALEEAE
- a CDS encoding MBL fold metallo-hydrolase, with translation MSPLPSSTSSVQIQQFYDKGLAHASYAIRSGRQVAIIDPARDPQPYYDFADEHEARIVAVIETHPHADFVSSHLEIAEETGATIYCSKLVHATYPHHSFDDGDRIALGTVELHAMNTPGHSPDSISILLIDDLAQTRAVFTGDTLFVGDVGRPDLREDELVGGHQREQLAVQLYHSTRNKLMTLPPTTRVYPAHGPGSLCGKTTSPDLDSTIGKELKTNYALQPMTQDEFVKVLLEDQPFMPKYFGHDVMLNKQGALPFEDSIRRVPRPLMDTPVEPGILIIDTRPAAEFRAGHLPGAINLMDGGKFETWLGSIVGPQEPFYLLADSQIALDTVIRKAAKIGYETNIKGALLTPHQLPATSPTTDVEHVRQQPQDFTIVDIRNRTEAQHPIFDNALLIPLPELRERVREVPTDKPILVHCAGGYRSAAGASILEAALPGVPVYDLGEAITTFQTQSAHV
- a CDS encoding DUF6970 domain-containing protein; the encoded protein is MKKIFYCLIGSAFAFTACEKVDIAKDSPKCIKQKAVDLKEAPCESDVNIKEYFFQGKLVYVLNPGDCIADGNAEVIDGNCNSLGYLGGFGGNTKINDEDFSKAEYKRTIWEK
- the sbcD gene encoding exonuclease subunit SbcD, yielding MRVLHTADWHLGQRFISGHERTDEHRHFLDWLVQTVREQQVEVLIVAGDIFDTGSPSNQALELYYSFLLNMRGTGCRDIVVVGGNHDSPATLNAPARLLRHLRVHVVGCVPDCFEDQVLVLDDAHGKPGLVVCAIPFLRDRDVRLSVPGETAEEREARIKQGIADHYSRCAEIEQVWQLKDLGLPIIATGHLYAAGAAPSDSERTIHVGNLGQVTADHFPDIFDYVALGHIHRPQRVGGREHIRYSGSPIPLSFSEVDHPKEVLLLDFKAGCLAELQSLLVPGARRLVRFHGTLQEVTQSLTTYDNTGYHLPAWADVQVHSELTQLEVADALLKVIQELDRQQLEVLARRHFRLVKLRALGEGEETDAPLTRSLHDFTEREVFEQRLAAEPEDSRADLLRTFDELLERM